One genomic segment of Erythrolamprus reginae isolate rEryReg1 chromosome 2, rEryReg1.hap1, whole genome shotgun sequence includes these proteins:
- the RAB7A gene encoding ras-related protein Rab-7a: MTSRKKVLLKVIILGDSGVGKTSLMNQYVNKKFSNQYKATIGADFLTKEVMVDDRLVTMQIWDTAGQERFQSLGVAFYRGADCCVLVFDVTAPNTFKTLDSWRDEFLIQASPRDPENFPFVVLGNKIDLENRQVTTKRAQAWCYSKNNIPYFETSAKEAINVEQAFQTIARNALKQETEVELYNEFPEPIKLDKNDRAKASAESCSC, translated from the exons ATGACTTCTAGAAAGAAAGTATTACTCAAAGTCATCATTCTGGGAGATTCAGG GGTGGGAAAGACATCTCTTATGAATCAGTATGTTAACAAGAAATTCAGTAACCAATACAAAGCTACAATAGGAGCAGACTTCCTGACTAAAGAGGTGATGGTGGATGACAGATTAGTCACAATGCAG ATATGGGACACAGCGGGGCAAGAACGGTTTCAGTCTTTGGGAGTGGCCTTCTACAGGGGAGCAGACTGTTGCGTGCTGGTTTTTGATGTAACGGCTCCCAACACATTTAAAACACTTGATAGCTGGCGAGACGAGTTTCTCATTCAAGCCAGTCCACGAGATCCTGAGAACTTTCCTTTCGTTGTACTGGGAAACAAGATCGACTTAGAAAATAGACAA GTTACCACAAAACGAGCACAGGCCTGGTGCTACAGCAAAAACAATATTCCTTATTTTGAAACCAGTGCGAAGGAAGCCATTAATGTGGAACAAGCTTTCCAGACAATTGCACGAAATGCACTTAAACAG GAAACTGAAGTGGAGCTTTACAATGAATTTCCGGAACCCATCAAGCTAGACAAGAACGACCGAGCGAAAGCTTCTGCTGAGAGCTGTAGCTGCTGA
- the H1-10 gene encoding LOW QUALITY PROTEIN: histone H1.10 (The sequence of the model RefSeq protein was modified relative to this genomic sequence to represent the inferred CDS: deleted 1 base in 1 codon), whose translation MSVELEEADLPATEAEEAPLAPEKRGAAKKAKGGVSALSPSKKKKNSKKKNQPGKYSQLVVESIRKLGERNGSSLAKIYNEAKKVAWFDQQNGRTYLKYSIKALVQNDTLLQVKGTGANGSFKLNRKKLEGEGGAGGGGGGAGGGSQAKSHHKKPAVVASTSRKVEKKPVAKSKKLEKKSHKKGAGGGGGGGAAKKDKVKAKKTPKKSVASPSAKKVKKSAKPKALKSRK comes from the exons ATGTCCGTCGAACTGGAAGAAGCTGACCTGCCGGCGACGGAGGCAGAAGAGGCGCCTCTTGCTCCCGAAAAGAGAGGAGCGGCCAAGAAAGCCAAAGGCGGCGTGTCGGCACTCTCGCCatccaagaagaagaaaaacagcaagaaaaagaaccagccgggCAAGTACAGCCAGCTGGTGGTGGAATCCATCCGCAAACTGGGCGAGCGCAATGGCTCCTCGCTGGCTAAGATCTACAACGAAGCTAAGAAAGTGGCTTGGTTCGACCAGCAGAACGGGCGCACCTATCTCAAGTACTCCATCAAGGCGCTGGTGCAGAACGACACGCTGCTCCAGGTGAAAGGCACCGGCGCCAACGGTTCCTTCAAGCTCAACAGGAAAAAGCTGGAAGGCGAAGGAGGCGCCGGAGGTGGGGGCGGAGGAGCAGGCGGCGGCTCCCAAGCCAAATCCCACCACAAGAAGCCGGCGGTGGTCGCGTCCACTTCGCGGAAGGTGGAGAAGAAGCCCGTGGCCAAGAGCAAAAAGCTGGAGAAGAAGTCGCACAAGAAAGGCGcggggggaggcggcggcggcggggcggCCAAGAAAGACAAGGTGAAAGCCAAGAAGACCCCCAAGAAAAGCGTCGCTTCC CCCAGCGCCAAGAAGGTGAAAAAATCGGCCAAGCCCAAAGCTCTCAAGAGCCGGAAATAA